One Vibrio penaeicida DNA segment encodes these proteins:
- a CDS encoding prepilin peptidase has protein sequence MDAFHYYPWLFPLMAAVFGLVIGSFLNVVIYRLPRMMENEWRQECADSFPEYNIAPPTEKLTLSVPRSTCQKCNTQIRIRDNVPVLSWLLLRGKCRACGTAISARYPLIELLTAGLSFAVANYFGFSYFSIALLFFTFVLIAATFIDFDTLLLPDQLTLPLMWAGIALSLFEISPVSLTDSVIGAMAGYLCLWSVYYLFKLLTGKEGMGFGDFKLLAALGAWLGWQSLPIIILMSSLVGVVFGVIQLRLQKKGIEQAFPFGPYLAIAGWVTLLFGKDITSWYFSHFLGI, from the coding sequence ATGGACGCTTTTCACTACTACCCTTGGCTGTTTCCGTTGATGGCTGCTGTATTTGGGTTGGTCATTGGTAGTTTTTTGAATGTCGTGATTTACCGTCTTCCAAGAATGATGGAAAACGAATGGCGACAAGAGTGTGCTGACTCTTTTCCTGAGTACAATATTGCGCCTCCAACAGAGAAGCTCACCTTAAGCGTCCCACGTTCTACTTGTCAAAAGTGCAATACACAAATCAGAATTCGGGATAATGTCCCAGTGCTCAGCTGGTTACTTCTACGCGGTAAATGTCGCGCTTGCGGCACTGCGATCTCAGCTCGTTACCCTCTTATCGAACTGCTTACCGCAGGTCTCAGCTTTGCTGTTGCAAACTATTTCGGGTTCAGTTATTTCTCTATTGCCCTTCTATTTTTTACTTTTGTGCTTATCGCAGCCACTTTCATTGATTTCGACACTTTACTTCTCCCCGACCAACTCACCTTACCGCTTATGTGGGCAGGGATAGCGCTTTCGCTCTTTGAAATCAGCCCTGTATCACTCACTGATTCCGTGATCGGTGCAATGGCGGGTTACTTGTGTTTATGGAGTGTTTATTACCTGTTTAAGCTGCTTACTGGCAAAGAAGGGATGGGGTTTGGCGATTTCAAATTACTTGCGGCACTCGGAGCTTGGTTGGGTTGGCAAAGTTTGCCCATTATAATCCTGATGTCATCACTAGTGGGTGTTGTGTTTGGCGTGATTCAGCTAAGATTGCAGAAAAAAGGCATCGAACAAGCCTTCCCTTTTGGTCCTTACCTTGCCATCGCTGGTTGGGTTACCCTATTGTTTGGAAAAGACATCACAAGTTGGTATTTTTCACATTTCCTTGGCATTTAG
- the mutT gene encoding 8-oxo-dGTP diphosphatase MutT — translation MKRLHIAAAVILNPGKDQVFITKRADKAHKGGLWEFPGGKVEEGETAQDATIRELFEEIGIKVTTLSHLESLKHDYPDKSLEFDFFVVTDFEEEPYGKEGQQGGWVNIVDLQQYDFPEANVPILEKVMNIYGAITSK, via the coding sequence ATGAAACGTCTTCATATTGCCGCGGCTGTCATATTGAATCCGGGTAAAGACCAAGTCTTCATCACTAAGAGGGCTGACAAAGCCCACAAAGGTGGTTTATGGGAGTTTCCTGGTGGCAAGGTAGAAGAAGGTGAAACGGCTCAGGATGCAACCATTAGAGAGCTTTTTGAAGAGATTGGGATAAAGGTGACCACGTTGAGTCATTTGGAGTCACTGAAACACGATTATCCAGATAAGTCTTTAGAATTTGATTTCTTCGTGGTGACGGATTTTGAAGAAGAGCCTTACGGTAAAGAGGGGCAACAAGGAGGATGGGTGAATATAGTGGACCTTCAACAATATGATTTCCCTGAAGCCAACGTCCCCATCTTGGAAAAGGTTATGAATATTTACGGCGCGATAACCTCGAAATAA
- the pilB gene encoding type IV-A pilus assembly ATPase PilB, with protein sequence MHTNLASILRQADIISEAHELAIIERIGSTGGTVPSAIAALGIIPVFELTQHIAEIFGLSVIETNQYDYLPLCEQLGLRDLITRYNALPVESTNNTLFIALSDPTIVEAEEEFRFATNQQVEILLCDERELTSCIRRMYGKNRVDSSTGAKEITQEELADLVQVGDDEFDSAEDLSLDDAPVSRFIHQVLFDAVRKGASDIHFEPYEETYRIRMRCDGILIQANSPAPQLGRRLAARLKILSKLDIAERRLPQDGRIKLKLSDTTAIDLRVSTLPTLWGEKIVLRLLDSSSANLNIDMLGYSEEQKALYIEALRRPQGMILMTGPTGSGKTVSLYTGLSILNTVERNISTAEDPVEINLAGINQVQIRPKIGFTFAAALKSFLRQDPDIVMLGEIRDFETAEIAIKAAQTGHLVLSTLHTNSAAETVIRLGNMGVEPYNLSSSLSLIIAQRLARRLCPHCKIPHQLSPALLDKHRIETSTPIFQASKEGCADCNSGYSGRIGIYEVMPFDAEMQQAISHKANIAEIEMLAVKNGMKTLSQSGIEILKQGITSYQELQRVLYL encoded by the coding sequence ATGCACACCAACTTAGCTAGCATTCTTCGCCAAGCCGATATTATTAGTGAAGCACATGAACTGGCTATTATTGAGCGCATAGGCAGCACTGGGGGCACCGTCCCCAGTGCTATTGCAGCGCTTGGTATTATTCCTGTTTTTGAATTGACTCAGCATATTGCTGAGATTTTTGGTTTGTCGGTCATAGAAACCAATCAATACGACTACCTTCCGTTATGTGAGCAGCTTGGTCTACGAGACCTGATCACTCGCTACAATGCGCTGCCTGTTGAATCCACCAACAATACTCTATTTATTGCGCTATCTGACCCAACGATCGTTGAAGCAGAAGAAGAGTTTCGCTTTGCTACCAATCAGCAAGTCGAAATCCTGCTTTGTGATGAAAGAGAATTAACCAGCTGCATTCGTAGAATGTACGGCAAAAATAGAGTCGATAGCAGCACTGGTGCTAAAGAAATCACGCAAGAAGAGCTCGCGGATTTGGTTCAAGTGGGTGATGATGAATTTGATTCAGCAGAAGATCTCAGCTTAGACGACGCCCCAGTCAGTCGCTTTATTCATCAAGTATTGTTCGATGCAGTACGTAAAGGGGCTTCCGACATTCATTTTGAACCTTATGAAGAAACGTACCGTATCCGGATGCGATGCGACGGTATTCTTATTCAAGCCAATAGCCCAGCTCCTCAATTAGGGCGAAGGCTAGCCGCACGATTAAAAATACTTTCAAAACTGGATATTGCCGAACGGCGTTTACCTCAAGATGGGCGCATCAAGCTAAAACTCAGCGACACAACTGCGATCGATCTTCGGGTATCCACTCTGCCCACGCTTTGGGGAGAGAAAATTGTTCTACGTTTATTGGACAGCAGCAGTGCGAATTTGAACATCGATATGCTCGGCTATAGTGAAGAACAAAAAGCCTTATATATCGAAGCCCTACGTCGCCCTCAGGGCATGATCTTAATGACAGGTCCTACAGGGAGCGGTAAAACCGTTTCACTGTACACAGGACTTAGTATTCTCAATACGGTTGAACGCAATATTTCAACCGCTGAAGATCCGGTCGAGATCAACCTAGCGGGCATCAACCAAGTCCAAATTCGCCCTAAAATCGGCTTTACCTTTGCCGCTGCACTTAAATCCTTTTTGCGCCAAGATCCTGACATCGTGATGCTAGGTGAGATACGAGATTTTGAAACAGCGGAAATCGCCATCAAGGCGGCTCAAACAGGGCACTTGGTTCTATCGACCTTACATACCAACTCCGCAGCAGAAACGGTTATTCGGCTAGGCAATATGGGGGTTGAACCTTATAACCTCTCGTCTTCACTGAGTTTGATCATCGCTCAACGTTTAGCAAGGCGTTTGTGCCCACACTGTAAAATACCGCACCAGCTCTCTCCAGCACTGTTAGACAAACACAGAATTGAGACTAGCACACCCATTTTTCAAGCGTCTAAAGAGGGCTGCGCCGATTGCAACTCAGGGTACAGTGGTCGAATTGGTATCTATGAGGTCATGCCTTTTGATGCGGAAATGCAGCAAGCTATTTCTCATAAAGCCAATATCGCAGAAATTGAAATGCTAGCGGTTAAAAACGGTATGAAAACTCTGAGTCAGTCTGGTATTGAAATATTAAAACAAGGCATCACGAGCTACCAAGAACTACAACGCGTTTTGTATTTGTAA
- a CDS encoding cytochrome C assembly family protein: MENLIAVIAVILYFLAVATIVPGLANQTGIKTRTVFVSALLALVFHAWLLSDLIFDGSGQNLSILNVASLISFIISLVMSASMFKTRLWFLLPVVYGFSAINLSAATFLPSAYITHLENDPKLLIHISLALFSYSTLTIAALYALQLAWLDHKLKAKKALAINPNLPPLMMVERQLFKIILIGTVLLSATLLTGYVFVQDMFIQGKAHKAILSFIAWVIYTVLLWGHYQQGWRGKKVTWFAVSGATLLTLAYFGSRFVREIILS, translated from the coding sequence ATGGAAAATTTGATTGCGGTTATAGCTGTTATTCTTTATTTCTTGGCCGTCGCGACCATCGTTCCAGGCCTTGCTAATCAAACAGGTATTAAAACGCGTACCGTATTTGTCAGCGCTCTTTTAGCTTTGGTTTTCCACGCTTGGCTTCTTAGTGATCTAATCTTTGACGGTTCAGGGCAAAACCTGAGTATTCTCAACGTCGCTTCTCTCATCAGCTTTATAATTTCACTGGTGATGAGCGCCTCCATGTTCAAAACACGCTTATGGTTTTTGCTCCCAGTTGTTTACGGGTTTTCGGCAATAAACTTATCTGCAGCCACATTTTTACCAAGTGCCTACATTACGCATTTAGAAAACGACCCTAAACTATTGATCCATATTTCTTTAGCGTTGTTTTCGTACTCAACGTTAACTATCGCTGCGCTTTATGCACTGCAGCTAGCGTGGCTAGATCATAAACTTAAAGCCAAAAAAGCCCTAGCCATTAACCCTAACCTGCCTCCATTAATGATGGTGGAAAGGCAACTTTTCAAGATCATTTTGATTGGAACTGTACTCTTATCAGCAACACTGCTGACAGGCTACGTATTTGTTCAAGACATGTTCATACAAGGCAAGGCACATAAGGCTATTTTGTCTTTTATCGCTTGGGTTATCTATACCGTGCTTTTGTGGGGACACTATCAGCAAGGCTGGCGTGGGAAAAAAGTGACTTGGTTTGCAGTAAGTGGTGCGACACTGCTCACTCTTGCGTACTTTGGAAGCCGCTTTGTGCGAGAGATCATTCTTAGCTGA
- the zapD gene encoding cell division protein ZapD has protein sequence MTTHKFEHPLNEKTRIYLRVESLLRQMSHAAAKVDTVQYPLFFRPIFDLLEIFEQIQMKSELAKDLEKQRLSYKSWLNVDGVNQDMLQAVLSNIDDVHRDLMAAERFGQSLKEDRFLSTIRQRFNLPGGSCCFDLPSLHFWLHQPDENRKRDIEGWLETLQPLTSALHLWLQLTRETGHEKPIIARAGFFQSDAEEANILRLNIPLEYGVYPMISGHKNRFAIKFMSFESGQAYPHDVEFDLAICS, from the coding sequence ATGACCACTCATAAATTTGAACATCCATTAAATGAAAAAACTCGAATTTACCTTAGAGTGGAGTCGCTATTGCGACAAATGAGTCACGCGGCAGCAAAAGTGGACACCGTTCAATACCCGCTGTTCTTTCGCCCTATCTTTGATTTGCTTGAAATATTTGAGCAAATTCAAATGAAATCTGAGCTTGCCAAAGATCTAGAAAAGCAACGTTTGTCCTATAAATCTTGGCTCAATGTGGATGGCGTTAATCAAGACATGCTGCAAGCCGTTCTCTCCAACATCGATGATGTTCATAGAGATCTGATGGCAGCGGAACGTTTTGGTCAATCTTTGAAAGAAGATCGCTTCTTAAGCACCATTCGTCAACGATTCAATCTGCCAGGCGGTTCTTGTTGTTTTGATTTACCTTCTCTGCACTTTTGGCTACATCAGCCTGATGAAAATAGAAAGAGAGACATTGAAGGCTGGCTTGAAACGCTACAACCTCTGACTTCCGCATTGCACCTTTGGTTGCAACTGACGCGAGAAACAGGGCATGAAAAGCCAATCATTGCTCGTGCAGGATTTTTCCAAAGTGATGCAGAAGAAGCCAACATTCTACGCTTAAATATCCCGTTGGAATACGGTGTTTACCCGATGATTTCAGGTCACAAGAATCGCTTTGCGATAAAATTTATGAGCTTTGAATCAGGGCAAGCCTACCCACACGATGTCGAGTTTGACTTGGCTATTTGTAGCTAG
- the ffh gene encoding signal recognition particle protein: protein MFENLTDRLSSTLKNISGKGRLTEDNIKDTLREVRMALLEADVALPVVRDFVKRVKEGAVGVEVSKSLTPGQEFIKIVQSELEAVMGESNEALNLAAQPPAVILMAGLQGAGKTTSVGKLSKLLTERDKKKVLVVSADVYRPAAIKQLETLASDVGVDFFPSSADQKPIDIANAAIDHAKKKFYDVLVVDTAGRLAVDHEMMEEIQELHSAITPVETLFVVDAMTGQDAANTAKAFGDALPLTGVILTKVDGDARGGAALSVRHITGKPIKFLGVGEKTDALEAFHPDRVASRILGMGDVLSLIEDLQRNVDQDKAEKLAKKFKEKKGFDLEDFREQLGQMQNMGGMMGMMDKLPGMSQLPDNVKDKVDDKMFKQMEAIINSMTMKERQRPEIIKGSRKKRIASGSGTQVQDVNRMLKQFTQMQKMMKKMQKGGMKGMMRNMQGMMGGMGGAGGGFNPFGR from the coding sequence ATGTTTGAGAATTTAACGGATAGACTATCCAGTACGCTGAAAAATATCAGCGGTAAAGGTCGACTGACCGAAGACAATATCAAAGACACACTGCGTGAAGTGCGAATGGCGCTGCTTGAAGCCGATGTTGCCCTTCCCGTTGTTCGAGATTTCGTAAAACGCGTTAAAGAAGGCGCGGTCGGTGTTGAAGTCTCCAAATCTCTGACCCCAGGTCAAGAGTTCATCAAGATAGTTCAAAGCGAACTTGAAGCCGTGATGGGAGAGTCGAACGAGGCTCTAAACCTTGCGGCTCAACCACCTGCTGTCATCTTGATGGCGGGTTTGCAAGGTGCTGGTAAAACCACCAGTGTCGGTAAACTCTCTAAGCTACTGACCGAGCGCGACAAGAAGAAAGTATTGGTTGTTTCTGCGGATGTTTATCGCCCAGCCGCGATAAAGCAGCTTGAAACGTTAGCCAGTGATGTTGGCGTTGATTTCTTCCCATCTTCGGCAGACCAAAAGCCTATCGATATTGCTAATGCTGCTATCGATCATGCGAAGAAAAAATTCTATGACGTTCTTGTCGTCGATACCGCGGGTCGCCTTGCTGTCGATCATGAAATGATGGAAGAAATCCAAGAGCTTCATTCGGCTATCACACCAGTTGAAACCTTGTTTGTTGTTGATGCGATGACAGGTCAAGATGCGGCGAATACAGCAAAAGCCTTTGGCGACGCGCTTCCATTGACGGGTGTTATCTTAACGAAAGTGGATGGTGATGCACGTGGTGGTGCGGCGCTATCTGTTCGCCATATTACAGGCAAGCCGATTAAATTCTTGGGTGTGGGTGAAAAAACCGATGCTCTAGAAGCATTCCACCCTGATCGTGTCGCATCTCGTATTTTGGGAATGGGTGACGTACTGTCACTTATCGAAGATCTGCAGCGCAATGTGGATCAAGACAAAGCGGAAAAGCTGGCAAAGAAATTCAAAGAGAAAAAAGGCTTTGATTTGGAAGATTTCCGTGAGCAGCTTGGTCAGATGCAGAACATGGGCGGCATGATGGGAATGATGGACAAACTGCCAGGTATGTCCCAACTACCAGATAACGTGAAAGATAAAGTAGACGACAAGATGTTCAAGCAAATGGAAGCCATCATTAATTCCATGACCATGAAAGAGCGTCAGCGCCCAGAAATCATTAAAGGTTCACGCAAAAAGCGTATCGCTTCGGGTTCAGGTACCCAAGTGCAAGACGTTAATCGCATGCTGAAGCAGTTCACTCAAATGCAGAAAATGATGAAGAAAATGCAGAAGGGTGGCATGAAAGGCATGATGAGAAATATGCAAGGTATGATGGGTGGAATGGGAGGCGCGGGCGGAGGGTTTAATCCGTTCGGTCGATAA
- the yacG gene encoding DNA gyrase inhibitor YacG: MNNVTIVKCPTCQADVQWVEKSTFRPFCSKKCQLIDFGEWAEEEKSIAGAPDMSDSDGWSEETY; this comes from the coding sequence ATGAATAACGTTACTATCGTAAAATGTCCAACTTGCCAAGCTGATGTTCAATGGGTAGAAAAAAGCACTTTTCGCCCTTTTTGCAGCAAGAAATGTCAACTTATTGATTTTGGTGAATGGGCAGAGGAAGAAAAATCGATTGCAGGTGCTCCGGACATGTCCGACTCTGATGGCTGGTCAGAAGAAACTTACTAG
- the rplS gene encoding 50S ribosomal protein L19, translating into MSNIIKALEQEQMKSDLPKFAPGDTVVIQVKVKEGDRERLQAFEGVVIAIRNRGLHSAFTVRKISNGEGVERTFQTHSPIVDSIEVKRRGAVRRAKLYYLRERSGKSARIKEKLAKK; encoded by the coding sequence ATGAGCAACATCATCAAAGCTCTTGAGCAAGAGCAAATGAAATCAGATCTACCTAAGTTTGCACCAGGTGACACTGTTGTAATTCAGGTTAAAGTAAAAGAAGGTGACCGTGAGCGTCTACAGGCATTCGAAGGCGTTGTAATCGCTATTCGTAACCGTGGTCTACACTCTGCATTCACAGTTCGTAAGATCTCGAACGGTGAAGGCGTTGAGCGTACGTTCCAAACTCACTCTCCAATTGTTGACAGCATTGAAGTTAAGCGCCGTGGTGCAGTACGTCGTGCCAAACTGTACTACCTACGTGAGCGTTCTGGTAAGTCAGCTCGTATTAAAGAGAAACTTGCTAAGAAGTAA
- the rimM gene encoding ribosome maturation factor RimM (Essential for efficient processing of 16S rRNA): MSMKDKETMSEQVEKIVVGKFGASYGIRGWLKVFSYTDNAESIFDYSPWFIKQKGDWVECKVESWKRHNKGMVCKLEGLEIREEAHLLTNFEIAINPASLPELSEDEFYWRELFGMQVITTKGYNLGEVVDLLETGSNDVLVVKANLKDAFGQKERLIPFLEEQVIIQVDREAQRIEVDWDPGF, translated from the coding sequence ATGTCGATGAAGGATAAAGAAACAATGAGCGAGCAAGTCGAGAAAATTGTTGTAGGTAAGTTTGGTGCTTCTTACGGCATTCGTGGCTGGCTTAAGGTTTTCTCCTACACAGACAATGCTGAAAGTATTTTTGACTATAGCCCTTGGTTTATTAAACAAAAGGGTGATTGGGTGGAATGCAAAGTTGAAAGTTGGAAGCGCCATAACAAAGGGATGGTGTGTAAATTAGAAGGTCTAGAGATCCGCGAGGAAGCTCACCTACTAACCAATTTTGAAATTGCAATAAACCCCGCTTCTCTACCTGAATTGTCAGAAGATGAGTTCTACTGGCGTGAATTGTTCGGTATGCAAGTTATTACCACTAAAGGGTATAACCTTGGTGAGGTCGTTGACCTATTAGAAACTGGCTCGAACGATGTTTTGGTTGTAAAAGCGAATCTAAAAGATGCTTTTGGCCAAAAGGAACGATTAATTCCGTTCCTTGAAGAGCAAGTGATCATTCAAGTTGATCGCGAAGCTCAACGGATCGAAGTTGACTGGGATCCTGGATTCTAG
- the rpsP gene encoding 30S ribosomal protein S16, with the protein MVTIRLARHGAKKRPFYQIVVADSRKAATGRFIEKVGFFNPTAQGQEEGLRLDLDRVNHWVGQGATVSDRVAKLVKDAQKAA; encoded by the coding sequence ATGGTAACCATTCGTTTGGCACGTCACGGCGCAAAGAAGCGTCCATTCTATCAAATCGTAGTAGCGGACAGCCGCAAAGCTGCAACTGGCCGTTTCATCGAGAAAGTGGGTTTCTTTAACCCTACTGCTCAAGGTCAAGAAGAAGGTCTACGTCTAGACCTAGATCGCGTTAACCATTGGGTTGGTCAAGGCGCGACTGTTTCTGACCGCGTAGCTAAGCTAGTTAAAGACGCTCAAAAAGCGGCTTAA
- a CDS encoding type II secretion system F family protein, with amino-acid sequence MDRSITPRLKLYNFRWKGINSSGKKVSGQFLAYTEVEVRDKLRNQQVQIKKVRKSGISLLDKLSHKVKKKDIMVFTRQMATMLGTGVPIVQSLRMVSDNHNKAEMKSILSQVTKSVEAGTPISKALSTSNSLFDSFYTDLIETGEQTGNLSDVFERIATYQEKSEQLRSKVIKAMIYPVMVLLTAIGVSVLMLKFVIPEFETMFSGFGAELPWFTQQVLKLSHIVQNDLWKMVVAITVLGIAFKLIRKRSFKFRLRSSRWGLKFPIIGSVFSKAAIAKFSRTLATSFNAGIPILNGLKTSSKTASNLHYQVAIEQVYKDTAAGMPIYIAMRNTEAFPEMVLQMVMIGEETGSLDDMLNKVANVYEFEVDNTVDNLGKLLEPLIIIFLGVVIGGLVVSMYLPVFNLMSVLG; translated from the coding sequence TTGGATCGTTCAATTACCCCTCGCCTCAAACTGTACAACTTTCGCTGGAAAGGCATTAACAGCTCTGGGAAAAAAGTCTCTGGGCAATTTCTGGCGTACACCGAGGTTGAAGTACGCGATAAGCTGCGAAACCAACAAGTTCAAATTAAAAAAGTCAGGAAATCGGGTATCTCGTTGCTCGATAAGCTGAGCCACAAAGTTAAAAAGAAAGACATCATGGTGTTCACTCGCCAAATGGCAACCATGCTGGGAACTGGTGTCCCCATCGTTCAATCGTTAAGAATGGTGTCGGATAATCACAACAAAGCAGAGATGAAATCCATCCTGTCTCAGGTAACCAAATCCGTAGAGGCTGGCACTCCTATCTCTAAAGCACTTAGCACATCCAATAGCCTGTTTGACAGCTTTTACACCGACTTGATTGAAACTGGTGAGCAGACTGGTAATTTATCCGATGTTTTTGAGCGTATCGCTACCTATCAAGAAAAAAGCGAGCAGCTCCGCTCTAAAGTCATTAAAGCGATGATCTACCCTGTCATGGTTCTTTTGACTGCAATTGGAGTGTCTGTTCTGATGCTCAAGTTCGTCATACCCGAGTTTGAGACGATGTTTTCGGGGTTTGGCGCTGAATTACCATGGTTTACTCAACAAGTGCTAAAACTCTCGCACATAGTGCAAAACGACTTGTGGAAGATGGTGGTCGCTATCACCGTACTGGGCATTGCTTTTAAACTCATCAGAAAACGATCGTTTAAATTTCGCTTAAGAAGCTCCAGGTGGGGACTGAAATTCCCAATCATCGGAAGCGTTTTTAGTAAAGCAGCCATCGCCAAGTTCAGCCGAACACTGGCCACCAGCTTTAATGCTGGTATCCCTATTCTTAACGGGCTCAAAACCAGCTCTAAGACCGCCAGCAATTTGCATTACCAAGTCGCGATAGAACAGGTTTATAAAGATACAGCAGCAGGTATGCCTATTTATATCGCCATGAGAAACACGGAAGCTTTTCCAGAAATGGTCTTGCAAATGGTCATGATTGGAGAAGAAACAGGTTCACTCGACGACATGCTGAATAAAGTCGCGAACGTCTACGAGTTTGAAGTTGATAACACCGTTGATAACCTCGGAAAATTACTCGAACCCCTCATTATCATCTTTCTTGGTGTTGTAATTGGTGGGTTAGTCGTCTCTATGTACTTGCCAGTGTTTAACTTAATGAGTGTATTAGGCTAA
- the trmD gene encoding tRNA (guanosine(37)-N1)-methyltransferase TrmD encodes MWVGVISLFPEMFRSITDFGVTGQAVKKGLLSVETWNPRDFTHDKHRTVDDRPYGGGPGMLMMVQPLRDAIQTAKQASPGKTKVIYLSPQGRKLDQKGVEELATNENLLLICGRYEGVDERIIQSEIDEEWSIGDFVMTGGEIPAMTLIDSVSRFVPGVLGDFASAEEDSFANGLLDCPHYTRPEVLDGIEVPSVLKSGNHKDIRRWRLKQSLGRTWIRRPELLENLALTDEQELLLAEFIREYRSK; translated from the coding sequence ATGTGGGTTGGCGTAATTAGCCTTTTTCCTGAAATGTTCCGTTCTATTACGGATTTTGGAGTAACAGGTCAAGCGGTTAAAAAAGGTCTCTTGTCGGTAGAGACATGGAATCCTAGAGATTTCACTCACGACAAACATCGCACTGTTGATGACAGACCTTACGGTGGTGGTCCTGGTATGTTGATGATGGTTCAGCCTTTGCGCGATGCCATTCAAACAGCCAAACAAGCCTCACCGGGAAAGACGAAAGTCATTTACCTTTCTCCTCAAGGTCGAAAACTCGACCAAAAAGGAGTAGAAGAATTGGCAACGAATGAGAATTTACTTCTTATTTGTGGTCGCTACGAAGGGGTAGATGAGCGCATCATACAATCTGAGATTGATGAAGAATGGTCAATCGGGGATTTTGTGATGACGGGTGGTGAAATACCAGCCATGACGTTAATTGATTCCGTCTCTAGGTTTGTACCTGGGGTATTGGGAGATTTTGCATCGGCAGAGGAAGATTCTTTTGCTAATGGCTTGTTAGATTGCCCGCACTATACGCGCCCTGAAGTGTTGGATGGTATTGAAGTACCAAGTGTACTCAAGTCTGGAAATCACAAGGACATTCGTCGCTGGCGGTTAAAGCAATCGCTAGGTCGCACCTGGATTAGAAGACCAGAGCTTCTGGAAAACCTAGCTCTGACTGACGAACAGGAATTATTACTTGCCGAGTTCATTAGAGAATATCGAAGCAAGTAA
- the coaE gene encoding dephospho-CoA kinase (Dephospho-CoA kinase (CoaE) performs the final step in coenzyme A biosynthesis.) translates to MAFVVGLTGGIASGKTTVANLFQKHFKIDIVDADVIARQVVEPNSEGLGKIAEYFGADVLNSDGSLNRVELRARVFENENEKLWLNNLLHPMIRQKMKQSLMQLQSPYGLLVVPLLVENQLQSMADTVLVVDVSRDTQIQRTMNRDNVPQAQVESILNAQVTREERLSHANDVIDNDSSESDLLSQVTALHQKYLSLSH, encoded by the coding sequence ATGGCATTTGTTGTTGGTTTAACTGGAGGGATTGCTAGCGGGAAAACAACCGTCGCGAATCTTTTTCAAAAACACTTCAAGATCGATATTGTCGACGCTGATGTTATCGCTAGACAAGTTGTGGAGCCTAACTCGGAAGGTTTAGGTAAAATTGCAGAGTATTTTGGCGCTGATGTATTAAATTCAGATGGTTCATTAAATCGTGTAGAACTTAGGGCAAGAGTTTTTGAGAACGAAAATGAAAAACTTTGGCTTAATAACTTGCTTCATCCCATGATTCGCCAGAAAATGAAACAAAGCTTAATGCAGTTACAATCACCTTATGGTCTATTGGTTGTGCCTTTGCTTGTAGAGAACCAATTACAATCAATGGCAGATACCGTGCTGGTTGTCGATGTATCACGAGATACACAGATTCAGCGCACCATGAATAGGGATAATGTCCCTCAAGCGCAAGTCGAGTCTATTTTAAATGCACAAGTAACTCGTGAAGAACGCTTGAGCCATGCAAATGATGTAATAGACAATGATTCATCAGAGAGTGACCTATTGTCGCAAGTTACAGCGCTACACCAAAAATATTTATCATTGAGCCACTAA